The Deltaproteobacteria bacterium genome window below encodes:
- a CDS encoding undecaprenyl-diphosphate phosphatase: MDFPGLLNAVILGIVEGATEFIPVSSTGHLILFQHWLGFTGAMENAFIIFIQLGAIFAVVWLYRKKFLSVAMNWPRDAEARLLIVNLVIATVPAAVIGLPTEAWIERHFFKPVPVSLALIVGGVAILMVEKWCRRPNIESVDRIPMKKAFGVGVIQVLAILFPGISRSGATIMGGMVMGLSRVAATEFSFFLAIPAMLGASLIKLASHREVISLSDIPLFGLGFVVSFVVSLFVIRALLSFVSSHAFNVFAWYRIVFGLVLLVCWGYVGVS, encoded by the coding sequence ATGGATTTTCCCGGATTGCTGAATGCGGTGATTCTCGGCATTGTCGAGGGGGCTACGGAATTCATTCCCGTATCTTCGACGGGTCACTTGATTCTTTTCCAACATTGGCTCGGGTTTACCGGTGCCATGGAAAACGCATTCATTATCTTTATTCAATTAGGTGCGATTTTTGCCGTTGTCTGGCTCTACAGGAAGAAATTTCTTTCCGTGGCAATGAATTGGCCGCGAGACGCCGAGGCCCGTCTGTTGATCGTAAATCTTGTCATCGCGACTGTCCCGGCTGCGGTCATCGGCTTGCCTACAGAGGCGTGGATCGAGAGACATTTCTTCAAGCCCGTTCCCGTGTCTTTGGCCCTGATTGTCGGCGGTGTGGCCATTCTCATGGTGGAAAAATGGTGCCGGCGTCCCAATATTGAAAGCGTCGACCGCATTCCCATGAAAAAAGCGTTTGGCGTGGGGGTTATTCAGGTGCTGGCCATTCTTTTCCCAGGGATTTCACGTTCAGGAGCCACGATTATGGGGGGGATGGTGATGGGGCTTTCGCGGGTGGCTGCCACGGAATTTTCTTTTTTTTTGGCCATACCAGCGATGCTGGGCGCCTCTTTGATCAAGTTGGCCAGTCATCGGGAGGTGATTTCCTTAAGCGATATCCCTTTGTTCGGGCTTGGCTTCGTCGTTTCTTTTGTGGTTTCTCTCTTTGTTATTCGCGCCTTGCTCTCTTTTGTTTCCAGTCATGCGTTTAACGTGTTTGCGTGGTACCGGATTGTTTTCGGCCTTGTTCTCCTCGTCTGCTGGGGATACGTGGGCGTTTCCTAA